The following proteins are co-located in the Poecile atricapillus isolate bPoeAtr1 chromosome 2, bPoeAtr1.hap1, whole genome shotgun sequence genome:
- the TMEM170B gene encoding transmembrane protein 170B, whose product MKVEAGDNSMINLSVQQVLSLWAHGTVLRSLTEMWYWVFLWALFSSLFVHGAVGVLMFVMLQRHRQGRLISVIVVSIGFLGSITGAMITSAAVAGIYRVAGKNMAPLEALVFGVGQTVLTLIISFSRILATL is encoded by the exons ATGAAGGTGGAAGCGGGGGACAACTCCATGATCAACCTGTCGGTGCAGCAAGTGCTGAGCCTGTGGGCTCACGGCACCGTCCTCCGCAGCCTCACGG AGATGTGGTACTGGGTTTTCCTCTGGGCGctcttctcctctctctttGTCCATGGTGCTGTGGGAGTATTAATGTTTGTGATGCTGCAGAGGCATAGGCAGGGGAGGCTGATCTCTGTCATTGTGGTCAGCATTGGATTTCTGGGTTCTATAACTGGAGCAATGATAACTA GTGCTGCGGTAGCTGGAATTTACAGAGTAGCAGGAAAGAATATGGCTCCCCTAGAAGCTCTTGTCTTTGGCGTTGGACAGACAGTACTGACATTAATTATCTCATTCTCAAGAATTCTTGCAACGCTTTGA